From Streptomyces qinzhouensis, one genomic window encodes:
- a CDS encoding response regulator transcription factor, protein MTTVLLVHAVSLWRASLACLLSKDESLDVRATDKGGVRSAVQECPPDVIVTDLECPHSMEVLTFMESLRGAEESGPGLVVLARADRAGDLRRAGDAGAMGYVDKLGPVDSLGDAVGKVAAGGRHIDESLAFGLLNASEVPLSPRELRVLELAAEGESVTSIASALHLASGTVRNYLAAAIRKTGGRNRLDAIRLSRDFGWL, encoded by the coding sequence ATGACGACGGTTCTGCTGGTCCACGCGGTGTCGCTGTGGCGGGCCTCGCTGGCCTGTCTGCTGAGCAAGGACGAGAGCCTCGACGTACGCGCCACCGACAAGGGCGGCGTGCGGAGCGCCGTCCAGGAGTGTCCACCGGACGTGATCGTCACCGATCTCGAGTGTCCGCACTCCATGGAGGTGCTCACCTTCATGGAGTCCTTACGCGGTGCCGAGGAGTCGGGTCCCGGTCTGGTGGTCCTGGCCCGGGCGGACCGGGCGGGTGATCTGCGCCGGGCCGGGGACGCCGGGGCCATGGGGTACGTCGACAAGCTCGGCCCCGTGGACAGCCTCGGCGACGCGGTCGGGAAGGTGGCGGCGGGCGGGCGGCATATCGACGAGTCGCTCGCCTTCGGTCTGCTCAACGCCTCCGAGGTTCCGCTGTCCCCCAGAGAGTTACGGGTGCTGGAACTGGCCGCCGAGGGCGAGTCGGTGACATCGATCGCCAGCGCGCTGCATCTGGCGAGCGGGACCGTGCGCAACTATCTGGCCGCGGCGATACGGAAGACCGGTGGCCGGAACCGGCTGGACGCGATACGGCTGTCGCGGGACTTCGGCTGGCTCTGA
- a CDS encoding SLC13 family permease — translation MSDHVLAIIALAIVFTVATVTSVHMGALAIVAAFVTGSLFFGQSADDLFGGFPGDLFVVLVGVTFLFAIARNNGTVDWLVHASTRAVRGRIALIPWVLFLVTATLTAVGAVVPAAVAIVAPIGAGFAARHRINPVLMGLFIINGASAGGFSPISVFGSITNGVVSRNGIPGNPALLFAASFVFNVLLCVVVFALFGGRALLGHRVGDEGAAVPPPAGTGGPAPSSPPSGSASAAAGAPGGGGAVALAPAPAVSAAEPEIRLDGVRALTLLGLLTLVLGALLFDLHVGLLALTVTVVLSLLSPESAKGAVDRCAWSTVLLVCGIVTFVAMMERIGTISYLGTEVAGIGTPLLGALLICAIGAVVSAFASTTGILGALIPLAVPFLLAGEVGAVGLVVALAISSSVVDSSPVSTSGALVTASVPESERETVFRTLMVWGFSMAVVAPPVTWLLFVAPGWL, via the coding sequence GTGTCCGATCACGTCCTGGCCATCATTGCCCTGGCCATAGTTTTCACCGTCGCCACCGTCACCTCGGTGCATATGGGGGCCCTCGCCATCGTGGCCGCCTTCGTCACCGGATCCCTCTTCTTCGGCCAGTCGGCGGACGATCTCTTCGGGGGCTTCCCCGGGGATCTCTTCGTCGTCCTGGTCGGCGTCACCTTCCTGTTCGCCATCGCCCGGAACAACGGAACCGTGGACTGGCTGGTCCACGCCTCGACCCGGGCCGTACGCGGCCGGATCGCGCTGATTCCCTGGGTACTGTTCCTGGTCACCGCCACCCTCACGGCCGTGGGCGCGGTAGTGCCCGCCGCGGTCGCGATCGTCGCGCCCATCGGTGCCGGATTCGCCGCCCGCCACCGGATCAACCCCGTACTGATGGGCCTGTTCATCATCAACGGGGCCAGCGCGGGCGGCTTCTCGCCCATCAGCGTCTTCGGCAGCATCACCAACGGCGTGGTCTCCCGCAACGGGATCCCGGGCAACCCCGCGCTGCTCTTCGCCGCCTCCTTCGTCTTCAACGTCCTGCTCTGCGTCGTGGTCTTCGCGCTCTTCGGCGGGCGGGCGCTGCTGGGGCACCGGGTGGGCGACGAGGGCGCCGCGGTACCCCCGCCGGCCGGGACCGGCGGCCCGGCCCCCTCCTCACCTCCCTCGGGTTCCGCGTCCGCCGCGGCCGGAGCACCGGGCGGCGGGGGCGCGGTCGCCCTGGCGCCCGCACCTGCCGTCTCCGCCGCCGAGCCGGAGATCCGGCTCGACGGGGTACGCGCCCTGACCCTGCTGGGACTGCTCACCCTGGTCCTCGGGGCACTCCTCTTCGACCTGCACGTCGGGCTGCTCGCCCTGACCGTCACCGTGGTCCTTTCGCTGCTCTCCCCGGAGTCGGCGAAGGGGGCCGTGGACCGCTGCGCCTGGTCCACGGTCCTGCTGGTCTGCGGCATCGTCACCTTCGTGGCGATGATGGAGCGGATCGGCACCATCTCGTATCTGGGCACCGAGGTCGCCGGGATCGGAACACCCCTGCTGGGTGCCCTGCTGATCTGCGCCATCGGCGCCGTGGTGTCCGCATTCGCCTCCACGACCGGCATCCTCGGGGCACTGATCCCGCTGGCGGTGCCGTTCCTGCTGGCCGGTGAGGTGGGCGCGGTGGGTCTGGTCGTCGCGCTGGCGATCTCCTCGTCGGTGGTGGACTCCTCGCCCGTCTCCACCAGTGGAGCCCTGGTGACGGCGAGTGTGCCGGAGAGCGAGCGGGAGACGGTCTTCCGCACGCTGATGGTCTGGGGATTCAGCATGGCGGTGGTGGCACCGCCGGTGACGTGGCTGCTGTTCGTCGCCCCCGGGTGGCTCTGA
- a CDS encoding ATP-binding cassette domain-containing protein — protein MTRAPAPVSALSDGAGPRRERAALRRVAAEGLPFLRARARVLRGLLGWSLLEFAQTFAGGYAVARALDDGFLAGETATGMLWLALAAVAVVPAFLAQRGVFAGLADLVEPLRDGLVRRATAHALTTEAGNPAAGTGAVSRVTHQSEIARDGWAGLVLALRGFVFTSAGALAGLAALSPLLLVVVLPPLLLGIGLFLATLVPMGARQRDYLDADEAFAAHTGRATAALRDIAATGAAGPMAERTRELAEAQTVAARSLARWSALRITALAIGERLPPVLLLAAAPRLMDHGLTTGGLIGAFTYLTTSLAPALNALLAALGTAGGRLLVVLDRFTERAELPPAPAAHASGNTGGGAGGGTPAPAARAELRQVSFAYGPRARPVLDRLDLRLLPGDHLAVVGPSGSGKSTLVAVLAGLARPTAGEVRWLGRPAAGQEPTAVRTLLPQQPYVFTGTLRDNLRYLRPGAPDGDLMAAVTAIGLDALAERLGGLDAPLDPRRLSQGERQLIALGRAHVATAPLLVLDEATSHLDPAAEARAETALAARADTLVVVAHRLSSARRAARVLVMDGTRTEEGTPDELLTRSALFRELTGSWAPPPLVEPAAARATRSGQGLPSGSG, from the coding sequence ATGACCCGGGCCCCCGCCCCCGTATCCGCGCTTTCCGACGGCGCGGGGCCCCGGAGGGAACGGGCCGCACTGCGCCGGGTCGCCGCCGAGGGCCTGCCGTTCCTCCGGGCCCGCGCCCGGGTGCTCCGGGGGCTGCTCGGCTGGTCCCTGCTGGAGTTCGCGCAGACCTTCGCGGGCGGATACGCCGTGGCCCGCGCCCTCGACGACGGTTTCCTCGCCGGCGAGACCGCCACCGGAATGCTCTGGCTGGCCCTGGCCGCCGTCGCGGTCGTGCCCGCCTTCCTCGCCCAGCGCGGGGTCTTCGCGGGCCTCGCCGACCTCGTCGAGCCCCTGCGGGACGGGCTGGTACGGCGGGCCACCGCCCACGCCCTGACGACGGAAGCGGGCAACCCGGCCGCGGGCACCGGCGCCGTCTCCCGGGTCACCCACCAGAGCGAGATCGCCCGTGACGGCTGGGCCGGACTGGTCCTGGCGCTCCGGGGTTTCGTCTTCACCTCCGCCGGGGCGCTCGCCGGGCTCGCCGCACTCTCCCCGCTGCTGCTCGTCGTCGTGCTGCCGCCGCTGCTCCTGGGCATCGGACTGTTTCTGGCCACCCTGGTGCCGATGGGTGCCCGGCAGCGCGACTATCTCGACGCCGACGAGGCCTTCGCCGCCCACACCGGCCGGGCCACGGCCGCCCTCCGCGATATCGCCGCCACCGGGGCGGCCGGGCCGATGGCCGAGCGCACCCGGGAACTCGCCGAAGCGCAGACCGTGGCCGCCCGCTCCCTCGCCCGCTGGTCGGCCCTGCGGATCACGGCCCTCGCCATCGGCGAACGGCTGCCCCCGGTCCTGCTGCTGGCGGCCGCGCCCCGGCTGATGGACCACGGGCTGACCACCGGCGGACTCATCGGCGCCTTCACCTATCTGACGACCTCTCTCGCGCCCGCGCTCAACGCCCTGCTGGCCGCCCTGGGCACGGCGGGGGGCCGGCTCCTCGTCGTCCTCGACCGGTTCACCGAGCGCGCCGAACTGCCCCCCGCCCCGGCCGCCCACGCCTCGGGGAACACCGGGGGAGGCGCCGGGGGAGGCACCCCCGCCCCGGCCGCCCGCGCCGAACTGCGGCAGGTGTCGTTCGCGTACGGCCCCCGGGCCCGTCCGGTCCTCGACCGGCTCGACCTGCGGCTGCTCCCGGGCGACCATCTCGCGGTCGTCGGCCCCAGCGGCAGCGGCAAGTCCACGCTCGTCGCCGTACTCGCCGGACTGGCCCGGCCGACCGCGGGGGAAGTGCGCTGGCTGGGCCGCCCGGCCGCCGGACAGGAACCCACCGCCGTCCGCACCCTGCTGCCCCAGCAGCCGTACGTCTTCACCGGCACACTCCGGGACAACCTTCGCTATCTGCGGCCCGGCGCGCCCGACGGCGACCTCATGGCCGCCGTCACCGCGATCGGCCTCGACGCCCTGGCGGAACGCCTCGGCGGACTGGACGCGCCCCTCGACCCCCGGCGGCTCTCCCAGGGGGAGCGGCAACTGATCGCCCTGGGCCGGGCCCATGTGGCGACCGCGCCGCTCCTCGTCCTCGACGAGGCGACCAGCCATCTCGACCCGGCGGCCGAGGCCCGCGCGGAGACCGCGCTCGCGGCCCGCGCCGACACCCTCGTCGTGGTCGCGCACCGGCTGTCGTCCGCCCGGCGCGCCGCGCGCGTCCTGGTCATGGACGGCACCCGGACCGAGGAAGGCACCCCGGACGAACTGCTCACCCGCTCCGCGCTCTTCCGCGAACTGACCGGCAGCTGGGCCCCGCCGCCGCTCGTGGAGCCGGCGGCGGCCCGGGCGACCCGGTCAGGTCAGGGTCTTCCCTCCGGATCCGGCTGA
- a CDS encoding pyridoxal-phosphate-dependent aminotransferase family protein, with the protein MTVRTGRHFLQIPGPTNVPDQVLRAMSAATMDHRGPEFAALTTRLLEVIKPVFGTSGPVVIYPSSGTGAWEAALVNTLSPGDRVLCFETGHFSTLWEEMARSLGLRTEVVPGDWRHGADPEELARRLAADTDHAVKAVCVVHNETSTGVTSRIAEIRRAIDEAGHPALLLVDTISSLGSIDYRHDAWGVDVTVSCSQKGLMLPPGLGFNAVSAKALAARERAGLSRSYWDWIPILAANRRGMYPYTPATNLLYGLAEAVEMLTAEGLPQVYARHARHAEATRAAVRGWGLEVLCADEREHSGSLTAVLLPDGHDADKVRKIVLERFDMSLGAGLGRLAGKVFRIGHLGHFNDLTLAGTLAGVQMGLTLAGVPADPAGLPAALEVLSTP; encoded by the coding sequence ATGACCGTTCGCACCGGCCGCCACTTCCTTCAGATCCCCGGCCCCACCAACGTCCCCGACCAGGTGCTCCGCGCCATGTCCGCCGCCACGATGGACCACCGGGGCCCCGAGTTCGCCGCCCTGACCACCCGTCTTCTGGAGGTGATCAAACCGGTCTTCGGCACCTCGGGACCCGTCGTGATCTACCCCTCCTCCGGCACCGGGGCCTGGGAAGCCGCCCTGGTCAACACCCTCAGCCCCGGCGACCGGGTGCTCTGCTTCGAAACCGGTCACTTCTCCACGCTCTGGGAGGAGATGGCCCGCTCCCTCGGACTGCGCACCGAAGTCGTCCCCGGCGACTGGCGGCACGGCGCCGACCCCGAGGAGCTGGCCCGCCGTCTCGCCGCCGACACCGACCACGCCGTCAAGGCGGTCTGTGTCGTCCACAACGAGACGTCCACCGGCGTCACCAGCCGCATCGCGGAGATCCGCCGGGCCATCGACGAAGCCGGCCACCCCGCCCTGCTGCTGGTCGACACCATCTCCTCACTGGGGTCCATCGACTACCGCCACGACGCCTGGGGCGTCGACGTCACCGTCTCCTGTTCGCAGAAGGGCCTGATGCTGCCGCCCGGGCTGGGCTTCAACGCCGTCAGCGCCAAGGCGCTCGCCGCCCGTGAGCGGGCCGGGCTGTCGCGCTCGTACTGGGACTGGATCCCGATCCTGGCCGCCAACCGCCGCGGCATGTACCCCTACACCCCGGCCACGAACCTGCTCTACGGGCTGGCCGAGGCCGTGGAGATGCTGACCGCCGAAGGACTGCCCCAGGTGTACGCCCGGCACGCCCGGCACGCCGAGGCGACCCGGGCGGCCGTCCGGGGCTGGGGCCTCGAAGTCCTCTGCGCCGACGAGCGCGAACACTCCGGTTCGCTCACCGCCGTACTGCTGCCCGACGGCCACGACGCCGACAAGGTCCGCAAGATCGTCCTGGAGCGGTTCGACATGTCCCTCGGCGCCGGTCTGGGCAGGCTCGCCGGCAAGGTCTTCCGGATCGGGCACCTCGGCCACTTCAACGACCTCACCCTCGCCGGAACCCTCGCCGGTGTGCAGATGGGCCTCACCCTCGCAGGGGTCCCCGCCGACCCGGCCGGACTCCCCGCCGCGCTGGAGGTGCTGAGCACCCCGTGA
- a CDS encoding IclR family transcriptional regulator yields MQNVLNALRTLEEVAERQPAGVAELARALGLPKSSVQRALVTLHEAGWIRPAPGTPTRWTVTTKALHVGRHATGELGLRDIAVPVMEELRRRTDETVHLAVPEGGKVVLVERLETSKPVRIVLPLGHVLSAHASANGKALLAAGPPEIAERLIAKGLERFTEASITDPDALRAELAAIRERGYATNGGEWRTDVSAVAAAVLDASDTPVASISVNVPSSRMTDGSRAALGAAVRDAARLVGEALGRPPGR; encoded by the coding sequence ATGCAGAACGTTCTCAATGCGCTGCGCACCCTCGAAGAGGTCGCCGAGCGGCAGCCGGCCGGGGTCGCCGAGCTGGCGCGGGCACTGGGCCTGCCGAAGAGCTCCGTCCAGCGGGCCCTGGTCACCCTGCACGAGGCGGGGTGGATCCGGCCGGCCCCCGGCACCCCCACCCGATGGACCGTCACCACCAAGGCGCTGCACGTCGGACGGCATGCGACGGGCGAACTGGGGTTGCGTGACATCGCGGTGCCGGTGATGGAGGAGCTGCGCCGGCGCACCGACGAGACGGTGCATCTGGCCGTCCCGGAGGGCGGCAAGGTGGTGCTGGTCGAACGGCTGGAGACCAGCAAGCCGGTACGGATCGTGCTTCCGCTCGGCCATGTGCTGTCCGCGCACGCGTCGGCGAACGGAAAGGCCCTGCTGGCGGCGGGCCCGCCGGAGATCGCGGAACGGCTGATCGCCAAGGGCCTGGAGCGGTTCACGGAGGCGTCGATCACCGATCCCGACGCGCTCCGCGCCGAACTGGCCGCGATCCGCGAGCGGGGGTACGCGACCAACGGCGGCGAGTGGCGGACGGATGTCTCGGCGGTGGCGGCGGCGGTGCTCGACGCCTCGGACACCCCGGTGGCGAGCATCAGCGTCAATGTTCCGAGCAGCCGGATGACGGACGGGTCCCGGGCGGCCCTGGGCGCGGCGGTCCGGGATGCGGCACGGTTGGTGGGCGAGGCGCTGGGGCGGCCCCCGGGGCGCTGA
- a CDS encoding FAD-binding and (Fe-S)-binding domain-containing protein — translation MTSVHPTPGAVPPAPAETPAADRDLEHRLRRELDGEVAFDDYTRHLFSRDASMYAITPRGVVFPRHEDDIRATVAAAAEYGIPVLPRGAGTSLAGQTVGPGLVLDLSRHMNRIIELDPGSRTALVEPGVVQDRLNRAAAPHGLMFGPDTSTSNRATLGGMIGNNSAGSGSLRHGMTIDHVRALDVVLSDATTARFEPVDETERARRAGRATLEGRIYRELPEIVRANADAIAEGFPRFWRRACGYRLDRLARTDTPFDLAKFVVGSEGTLVITTRALVELVPKPRHTVFAVGHFTSVAGAIGATESALSLDPSAVELMDRTILDLSRRKIEYASLGALLEGEPEALLFTAFTGDDEAELKDRLGRLAALWRAEGHGYHTLQAVTPAEQTALLKVRKAGLGLLMAAGEGTRRPLAFVEDTAVDPVHLAEYTARFKEVLDTHGLTAGFYGHCSVGCLHIRPFLDLTDPGQIATMRTVAEEIKDLVTEYGGVNSSEHGDGLARSEFNREIFGDTLYEAMRQVKRVFDPDDRMNPGKIVDAPAMTDHLRDPALPPAPELRTRLDFEVLGGMRGAADRCMNIGVCRKSGTGTMCPSYMATRNEEDSTRGRAGALVKALSEPDPRKALGDERLHEVLDLCLMCKACKSECPLGVDMATLKAEALSHHHDLHGTPLRSRVFGAIRFLNRLGSATAPLSNLPGRIGPVRKLMDRLLGIAPARPLPRFAHRNLVRWFRRHRRTTAAAPGGQGVLTYLADSFTTYTEPEIGRAAIELLERAGWDVRLESGGCCGRSSLSKGLVEDAANKAFALVHLLAESTPPGSPVVGCEPSCLMTLRDEHRALLPGDSAVEDIAGRVQQVEELVTAAIDDGRLTLGADTWPAGRRLLYHGHCHQKAEVGTAATLEMLRRIPGAEVVEVDAGCCGMAGSFGFESEHYEVSLTVGEDRLFPAVRAEGDDTVIVATGVSCRQQIFHGTERTAWHPVQLIRAALETGDGTQPAAAPEATDRAQR, via the coding sequence ATGACGTCCGTCCACCCCACCCCCGGAGCCGTGCCCCCGGCCCCGGCCGAGACCCCCGCCGCCGACCGCGATCTCGAACACCGCCTGCGCCGCGAACTGGACGGCGAGGTCGCCTTCGACGACTACACCCGCCATCTGTTCTCCCGCGACGCCAGCATGTACGCCATCACACCGCGCGGAGTCGTCTTCCCCCGCCACGAGGACGATATCCGGGCCACCGTCGCCGCGGCCGCCGAGTACGGCATCCCCGTACTGCCCCGAGGCGCCGGCACCAGCCTCGCCGGGCAGACCGTCGGCCCCGGTCTCGTCCTCGACCTGTCCCGCCACATGAACCGGATCATCGAACTCGACCCCGGCTCCCGCACCGCGCTGGTGGAACCCGGCGTCGTCCAGGACCGGCTCAACCGCGCCGCCGCCCCCCACGGTCTGATGTTCGGACCCGACACCTCCACCAGCAACCGCGCCACCCTCGGCGGAATGATCGGCAACAACTCCGCGGGCAGCGGCTCACTGCGCCATGGAATGACCATCGACCACGTCCGCGCCCTGGACGTCGTCCTCTCCGACGCCACCACGGCCCGCTTCGAACCCGTCGACGAGACCGAACGCGCCCGGCGCGCCGGACGCGCCACGCTCGAAGGCCGGATCTACCGCGAACTCCCCGAGATCGTCCGGGCCAACGCCGACGCGATCGCCGAGGGCTTCCCCCGCTTCTGGCGGCGCGCCTGCGGCTACCGCCTGGACCGGCTCGCCCGTACGGACACCCCCTTCGACCTGGCCAAGTTCGTCGTCGGCTCGGAAGGCACCCTGGTGATCACCACCCGGGCGCTGGTGGAACTGGTGCCCAAACCCCGGCACACCGTCTTCGCCGTCGGCCACTTCACCTCGGTCGCCGGTGCCATCGGCGCCACCGAGTCCGCACTCTCCCTCGATCCGTCGGCCGTGGAGCTGATGGACCGGACGATCCTCGACCTGTCCCGCCGGAAGATCGAGTACGCCTCCCTCGGCGCCCTCCTCGAAGGCGAGCCCGAGGCCCTGCTCTTCACCGCCTTCACCGGCGACGACGAGGCCGAACTGAAGGACCGGCTCGGCAGGCTGGCCGCCCTGTGGCGGGCCGAGGGCCACGGCTACCACACCCTCCAGGCCGTCACCCCGGCCGAACAGACCGCCCTGCTGAAGGTGCGCAAGGCCGGACTGGGGCTGCTGATGGCGGCGGGCGAGGGCACCCGGCGCCCGCTGGCCTTCGTGGAGGACACCGCCGTCGACCCGGTCCACCTCGCCGAGTACACCGCCCGGTTCAAGGAGGTCCTCGACACCCACGGCCTGACCGCCGGGTTCTACGGACACTGCTCCGTCGGCTGCCTCCACATCCGGCCCTTCCTCGACCTCACCGACCCCGGTCAGATCGCGACCATGCGGACCGTCGCCGAGGAGATCAAGGACCTGGTCACCGAGTACGGCGGAGTCAACTCCAGCGAGCACGGCGACGGACTCGCCCGCAGCGAGTTCAACCGGGAAATCTTCGGCGATACGCTCTACGAGGCGATGCGCCAGGTCAAACGCGTCTTCGACCCCGACGACCGGATGAACCCCGGCAAGATCGTCGACGCCCCCGCGATGACCGACCATCTGCGCGACCCCGCCCTGCCGCCCGCCCCCGAACTCCGCACCCGCCTCGACTTCGAGGTGCTCGGCGGAATGCGCGGCGCCGCCGACCGCTGTATGAACATCGGCGTCTGCCGCAAAAGCGGCACCGGCACCATGTGCCCCTCCTACATGGCCACCCGCAACGAGGAGGACTCCACCCGCGGCCGGGCGGGCGCCCTGGTCAAGGCGCTCTCCGAACCCGACCCCCGCAAGGCGCTCGGCGACGAACGCCTCCACGAGGTCCTCGACCTCTGTCTGATGTGCAAGGCGTGCAAGAGCGAATGCCCGCTCGGCGTCGACATGGCCACCCTCAAGGCCGAGGCCCTCTCCCACCACCACGATCTGCACGGCACCCCGCTGCGCTCCCGGGTCTTCGGCGCGATCCGCTTTCTGAACCGGCTGGGCTCCGCCACCGCACCCCTGTCGAATCTGCCCGGCCGGATCGGACCCGTACGGAAGCTGATGGACCGACTGCTCGGTATCGCCCCGGCCCGCCCGCTGCCCCGCTTCGCCCACCGCAATCTGGTCCGCTGGTTCCGCCGCCACCGGCGGACCACCGCCGCCGCACCCGGCGGCCAGGGCGTCCTCACCTATCTCGCCGACTCCTTCACCACCTATACCGAACCCGAGATCGGCCGGGCCGCCATCGAACTGCTGGAACGCGCCGGCTGGGACGTCCGGCTGGAGAGCGGGGGCTGCTGCGGCCGCTCCAGCCTCTCCAAGGGGCTGGTGGAAGACGCCGCGAACAAGGCGTTCGCCCTGGTGCACCTGCTCGCCGAATCCACTCCACCGGGCTCACCCGTCGTCGGCTGCGAACCCTCCTGTCTGATGACCCTGCGCGACGAACACCGCGCCCTGCTCCCCGGCGACTCGGCCGTCGAGGACATCGCGGGCCGGGTCCAGCAGGTCGAAGAGCTCGTCACCGCGGCCATCGACGACGGCAGGCTCACACTCGGCGCCGACACCTGGCCGGCCGGCCGGCGCCTCCTCTACCACGGCCACTGTCATCAGAAGGCGGAGGTCGGCACCGCCGCCACCCTCGAAATGCTGCGCCGCATCCCGGGCGCCGAGGTGGTCGAGGTGGACGCCGGCTGCTGCGGAATGGCGGGCTCCTTCGGTTTCGAGTCGGAGCACTACGAGGTGTCCCTGACCGTCGGCGAGGACCGCCTCTTCCCCGCGGTACGGGCCGAGGGCGACGACACCGTCATCGTCGCCACCGGGGTCTCCTGCCGCCAGCAGATCTTCCACGGCACCGAACGCACCGCCTGGCACCCCGTCCAGCTGATCCGCGCCGCCCTCGAAACCGGCGACGGCACTCAACCCGCCGCGGCCCCCGAAGCCACCGACCGGGCCCAGCGGTAG
- a CDS encoding ATP-binding cassette domain-containing protein → MTHIRTTAPPRPSPPRPSPPRPGRALIALLVLCSTAGALAAVALPAALGRTLDRAVTGGGIPWAGLALCAALTAADAGLDALVALLGGTSTATRTARLRTEVLDRLLRAAPRDAGALPPGDLTTRVTANTADAASVPVTAATAVPGALLPIGAAVALLLIDPWTGLALLAGLPAAVLLLRALLRRSADAAAEYQREQALVATRLTEALDGIATVRAAGTAAREHTRITEPLGRLAAHGRRTWRIQGTATGQAAVLMPLLTVVVLAVAGTRLAADAITVGDLLAVSRYAVLALGLGVLTSALGALARGRAAAARLDPLLALAPVPHRSLGLPPGGPGTLELRNVGMVRDGRTLLQGITFTVPGGTSAAVVGRSGAGKSLLAAVAGRLTDPDTGTVAVDGVPLDGTDPVRLRHDVTYAFARPALLGTTVEDAVALGPDRPGSDAVDTALRDASADGFIALLPAGARTPLAEAPLSGGEYQRLGLARAFVRSARLLVLDDATSSLDTVTEARIQQALSRRAGTCTRLVVAHRIATAAAADRVVWLDGGRLRATGSHAELWRDPEYRAVFSTPDPPDPTDPGGLPARSLATAEEPS, encoded by the coding sequence ATGACGCACATACGCACCACCGCCCCGCCGCGGCCGTCCCCGCCGCGGCCGTCCCCGCCCCGGCCGGGCCGGGCCCTGATCGCCCTCCTCGTCCTGTGCAGCACCGCGGGCGCCCTCGCCGCCGTCGCCCTGCCCGCCGCGCTCGGCCGGACCCTGGACCGGGCGGTGACCGGGGGCGGGATCCCCTGGGCCGGACTGGCGCTCTGCGCCGCACTGACCGCCGCCGACGCGGGGCTCGACGCACTCGTCGCCCTGCTCGGCGGCACCAGCACCGCCACCCGCACGGCCCGGCTGCGCACCGAGGTCCTGGACCGGCTGCTCCGCGCGGCCCCGCGGGACGCCGGGGCCCTGCCGCCCGGGGACCTCACCACCAGGGTCACCGCCAACACCGCCGACGCCGCCTCCGTCCCCGTCACGGCCGCGACGGCCGTACCGGGCGCGCTGCTGCCCATCGGCGCGGCCGTCGCCCTGCTCCTCATCGACCCCTGGACCGGCCTCGCCCTGCTCGCCGGACTGCCCGCCGCCGTCCTCCTGCTCCGGGCCCTGCTGCGGCGCAGCGCCGACGCCGCCGCCGAGTACCAGCGCGAACAGGCCCTCGTCGCGACCCGGCTGACGGAGGCGCTCGACGGCATCGCCACCGTCCGCGCGGCCGGTACCGCGGCCCGTGAGCACACCAGGATCACCGAACCCCTGGGCCGGCTCGCCGCCCACGGCCGCCGCACCTGGCGCATCCAGGGCACCGCCACCGGCCAGGCAGCCGTCCTGATGCCGCTGCTCACCGTGGTCGTCCTCGCCGTCGCGGGCACCCGGCTCGCCGCGGACGCGATCACGGTCGGCGATCTCCTCGCCGTCTCGCGGTACGCGGTCCTCGCCCTCGGCCTCGGCGTCCTCACCAGCGCCCTCGGCGCCCTGGCCCGGGGCCGCGCCGCCGCCGCCCGACTGGACCCGCTGCTCGCCCTCGCCCCCGTACCGCACCGCTCCCTCGGGCTGCCGCCCGGCGGCCCCGGCACCCTCGAACTCCGGAACGTCGGCATGGTCCGCGACGGCCGGACCCTGCTGCAGGGCATCACGTTCACCGTGCCCGGCGGCACCTCGGCGGCCGTTGTCGGCCGCTCCGGCGCCGGGAAGTCCCTGCTCGCCGCCGTCGCCGGCCGGCTCACCGACCCCGACACCGGCACCGTCGCCGTCGACGGTGTCCCGCTGGACGGCACCGACCCGGTCCGGCTCCGGCACGATGTGACCTACGCCTTCGCCCGCCCCGCCCTGCTCGGCACCACCGTCGAGGACGCCGTCGCCCTCGGCCCCGACCGGCCGGGATCCGACGCCGTCGATACGGCGCTGCGCGACGCCAGCGCCGACGGGTTCATCGCCCTGCTGCCCGCCGGAGCCCGGACCCCGCTCGCCGAGGCACCCCTGTCCGGCGGCGAGTACCAGCGCCTCGGACTCGCCCGGGCGTTCGTCCGCTCCGCCCGCCTCCTCGTCCTCGACGACGCCACGTCCAGCCTCGACACGGTCACCGAGGCCCGTATCCAGCAGGCCCTGTCCCGCCGCGCCGGGACCTGCACCCGGCTGGTGGTCGCCCATCGCATCGCCACCGCGGCCGCCGCCGACCGGGTGGTCTGGCTGGACGGCGGCCGGCTGCGCGCGACCGGCAGCCACGCCGAACTGTGGCGCGATCCGGAGTACCGCGCGGTCTTCAGCACCCCCGACCCCCCCGACCCCACCGACCCGGGCGGCCTTCCCGCCCGGTCCCTCGCCACGGCCGAGGAGCCGTCATGA
- a CDS encoding SapB/AmfS family lanthipeptide encodes MALLDLQALEITEDEAFGDVETGSSLSLLSCGHHSNLSLLAC; translated from the coding sequence ATGGCGCTTCTCGACCTTCAGGCCCTTGAGATCACCGAGGACGAGGCTTTCGGCGACGTCGAGACGGGCAGCTCCCTGAGCCTGCTCTCCTGTGGCCACCACAGCAACCTGAGCCTGCTGGCCTGCTGA